In Fusarium oxysporum f. sp. lycopersici 4287 chromosome 11, whole genome shotgun sequence, the following are encoded in one genomic region:
- a CDS encoding hypothetical protein (At least one base has a quality score < 10), producing the protein MAEEGEEWVWINFIHSGAHHELQISIDEHEFYVVAADGEIVHPQKVHAANCNLGEHISILVHLNQKPGDCGCSGCAVDTFQIWGILHYSSKVNDSSGFVVPNTKPWVHLNGTLVSSSLTAMDETKLAPFPERPPPRTTDSTLRLSVNMTGPAAWSLGLGSHQAFRQQLPPLLWEDESRGDTTFGGHGSLLNGSVVDIIFENGANVTTQHPFHKHNHKAWIIGYGHGGFPWATIEEAIDEGAGKFFNFEDPPIRDGCRLGNATGDWTVIRYQITFPAASMLHCHMIHHFGAGQQLVLLEGVESMAKIPQEVKNKVHADFVPDLRYGPLD; encoded by the exons ATGGCTGAGGAGGGCGAAGAATGGGTTTGGATCAACTTCATCCATTCTGGGGCACATCATGAACTACAGATCAGTATCGACGAGCATGAGTTCTATGTAGTTGCTGCAGATGGAGAGATTGTTCATCCTCAAAAAGTCCATGCTGCCAACTGTAATCTTGGAGAGCACATCAG TATACTGGTGCATTTGAACCAGAAGCCAGGCGATTGTGGATGC AGCGGGTGTGCGGTAGACACCTTCCAGATCTGGGGTATTCTCCACTATAGCTCAAAAGTTAATGACTCGTCTGGCTTTGTTGTACCTAATACCAAACCTTGGGTCCACCTCAACGGCACTTTAGTGTCATCGTCATTGACAGCCATGGATGAGACAAAGCTGGCCCCTTTTCCTGAGAGACCACCCCCTCGCACTACGGATAGCACTTTGAGGCTCTCTGTGAACATGACTGGACCGGCTGCATGGTCGCTGGGGCTGGGATCTCACCAGGCGTTTCGCCAGCAACTGCCCCCGTTGCTCTGGGAGGATGAGTCTCGAGGTGATACCACATTTGGAGGTCATGGATCTCTCCTGAACGGATCTGTTGTAGATATTATCTTTGAGAATGGAGCCAACGTCACGACTCAACACCCATTCCACAAACATAACCATAAGGCTTGGATCATTGGTTATGGGCATGGTGGCTTCCCCTGGGCAACCATCGAAGAAGCTATCGATGAGGGCGCCGGGAAGTTCTTTAACTTTGAAGATCCTCCGATTCGAGACGGATGTAGGCTTGGGAATGCTACAGGCGACTGGACTGTTATACGGTATCAGATTACTTTCCCTGCAGCCAGCATGCTGCACTGTCATATGATTCACCATTTTGGG GCTGGGCAGCAATtggttcttcttgaaggCGTTGAGTCAATGGCCAAGATTCCTCAGGAGGTCAAGAACAAAGTTCATGCGGATTTCGTACCAGATCTTCGATATGGTCCATTAGATTAG